In Runella sp. SP2, the genomic window CCGCTTGCTTCGGTCGCTGTCAGTGATGACCAGTCAGTCGTCAGCATCAACGTTAAATAATCGCTCCAACCTTCTCCTCCTTGCTCTGCATTTTGAAGACAGGCCGAATTATTGGGTCCTCCTGTAAGACGAGTTGACCAACCGTGCCCATACTCGTGAGTAATGATTCCGTTATCAAAATCGCCATCTGGCTGATAACTTCCCGAATTAGTCCACAGGTACATCTGCATTCGGCCATTAAGTCCATCGATTGGCGTAAAGAAATTGGCATTATTGGTTCCACCTCCATCTTGCGCATCGGCAAAAACATAATCATTTCCGTTCCCACCTCGCCCTTGGTTGGTATTTTGGAAGTTACCACTAGGTTCGTCAAAACCATATTTCCACAGAACATCGTGAATAAGGTTATTCCAATAAAATAAATTGGTGATAGCGGCATCTCTGTTAGCGGCTGCTGTACTTAGTCCTTGTGTATAAGGATAGTTAAAATCTAATGTAGATGATGTGGGGCTATATCCAGTACCGTTATTATTGTTAGCATCCTCTTGCGCCCAAACGTTATTCCCTCTGGTTGTTGTATAATTTGTCGTTCCATCAAAATGCCAACCATTGGTTGCGCCAGGGCCAGTTCCTAAGGGCACAAACTTGTCGTATGGAGAAGCTACAAGGCTACGGCTTCCAAAAGTAGGAGCCTCTAATGGGTAATCAAAAACATTATAGGTATTATCAGGTGCCAGTGTTGCTTTGGGAGTAAGAACAGCATTAGTTCCTACAGAGGATCCGTGTTCTAAAGAACAATCGTGAGGAGCACCCGACCGATGTACCATCCCAAAACTACAGTGAATCACTTCATCTACTTTGCGTATGGTTTCGCCCGTATGAGCATCAATGTGCATGCTCCAACCATTTTGCTGGTCTTTGGTCAAAAACTGCACATTCCACGTTAAAGCTACCTTTACATGTGGCTTTCCATCTTCAAGTACTTCGTAAGGAAACCAATATTTTTTTACAACAATATTTTCATCCGAAATACTTGCAGATTGATAGACTATTTTCCCTGGCGTACCATCAGCAAGTGGCGTGTTACTAATTTCCCTGATTTGGATTGGGGTATTTATTGGTAAATTGGCCTCTAGGGCTGCCTTTTGCAATGCTTGTATCGGAGATACTGAAATTGGCGCTTGGTTAACCAATGCTTCTATGTTAGGAACAAAACTACCCGTCGTGTGTTGGACTTGTCCATCCTTAACAACCAAACTCAACAAACTATTATAAACCTCAACCGATTCAAAGGTTTGGTTAAAATAGATGTGATACCAACCAGTCGTAGGCGATAAATAAGCACTCGATACGGTCATTCTGTCAATATCTTGCTTTAATAGCTTGTGCTTTGTAGCATTTTCAGTGAGATACTGAGTAGCCGTTTGTATTTCATTTTGTGCTTGTGTAGCCCAAGACAAACAAGTAAAAAGGGCGAAAAAAAACAGTTTAGGCAAGGAAACTTGCATTTTTTGGAAGGAAATATGCTTCATACAAGACTGGTTAAGTTGTTTATGGATAGTTTTTCATGAAAACAAGAACAATAACAACATTTTAGTCTAAGAAAACAAAATCAAATACCGTTACTACAAAATTATTTATCATTTTGGTATTTCATTCTACTTTTTTGAATAAAAGCATACCTCAATTAATCGATTAGATACCAATCCACAAAGCAATAACAAAGCCCTCAACAAGTTAGTCGAGGGCTTTATTGCAATTGAAATGCTACAATTTCACTACTTTCAACAACACACTTTTTTCAGACGTTGTTACCTTCATGAAATACATGCCCGTTGGCAATTCGCTGACGCCAAACTCCTCTTGGTGTGTGTTGGTTTCGGGTTCAAACCTCCGCCCTAACACCTGACGGCCAGCAGCATCCAACAACGTAGTTTGCACTACTTGTCCCTTGCTGTTTTGGATTTGAAGGCGGAGCATTTGCGTGACGGGGTTGGGCATGACCGAAGCAAAAGACCCGTTATCGGTTAACTGTTTTTCGTTATCTGACCCTTGCCCTTTGCTTTTTGCCTCTTGCCATTTACCTATTGCCCCTTGCCCACTGCTCTCCGCTGTCCTCGCTGCTCCTACTCCTACTCCATCTTTCGACTGGATTCTAAACCAATATTCGTGATAGGCAAGTACGTTGCCTTGCGGTTTGCGCGTTGCGGGGTAAAGGCCAAGCCCTTTTTGATCCCAATAGCGAACACCCAATTTATACAGTCCTTTGGGCAACCCTGCATCATATACGTTACCTCCTGCCCCATTATCTAGGTAAAAACCGAAAGCTGGGTGGTTGGGTGAATACAATTCCGTCCAACCTTCACGGTTGGCATACATAAAATACGGCGCGGTATTTTCGTGGGTGTTATACGACTGAATCACGCCCGTTTCGGGTGTCGCTGACAGGTCAAAAGTCAAAGAACCCTCAGTACCTAATGCACAAGCATCGGCGTTGACCGTCCAATAACGTGGCGCCGTTTTATTGGGGTTTTCAACAAAATATAAAGTTGGATTTTGCTGCGTACTCGCTACCAAGTCGGGACCACCGTCGCGGGTTAAAAACTGCAATTCCCACTCACTGCGGTTGTTGGTTGGCTTTGTTGCCGACTTGCTTTGACCTACGTTGATTAAGGTTACCACAAAAGCATCCCAATATACATTTTTGTGAATACTCTCTAAACTTTGGCAACCGCCCTCAAAAAGGCACTTCGCCCAATAGGTTTGTTTGGTAATGTTGTTGAACGACACCTCAAAGCTTGGCGTGGTTACGCCTGTGTTCCAAAATGTGGTGCTTCCTGCGGGACAGTTGGCCGAAACTTTCACCGTCATTCCTGTACATACAATCTCTTGACTCGCAGTAATTACTGGCGCAATGTGCGTTGGAATGAGCGTAAACGTCACGACGTTGCTCTTTTCGCTCACGCAACCATTATCCGTCTGACAACGGGCGTAGTAGGACGTCGTCGCAGTAGGAACAGTGCTTGGTAAACTTGGCAATGCCACATCGGTAGTGGCATTGTACCAAATCGTTCGTAAACTTCCACAAGTCGATTGACCGCTAAAATTTGCAGCGGGGTTACAGCTCCGTTCTGGCGACAAGCTAGCCGTTGGGGTCGAAGGAATAGCTATTAATTTTAGACGCATAACACCCGATTCGCTCTCTATACAGGAAGGAGTTCCGTCGGATTTTCGGCAACGCACGCGGTAATTGTGAAACTGATTGTCCACCAAGGCTACGGGAATAACTACACTATATTCCCCCCCATCCACCGAATGAAGCACTATTTCTCCTACGGCACAAGTTGCATTAAATGTCAACGGAGTTCCACTCGACAGGCTACAGACTTCTTTGGTTTCACCCACCGCAACAGTTACCCCATCTACTGACAAGGAGACATTTTGCGGCACAGCAGCACGGTAATTGACCGTCAGTTTTGCACTACCACTTTGCGCTTGGCTACACCCGTTTCCATCCGATACCGATTCTAATGTGTATATAAACACTCCTGCTACCTGCGTCGAAGGAGCGAGCGTAGCCACGGCATTTGCGCTTTCAAGATACAAAACACTTCCACCATTGATACGATAACCAAAACGATAAGGTGCGCTACCATTGGTGGCGGTAAAGGTCAGCAATGGCGCCGAACTTTGTTGACATGCCTCTCCTCCGCCCGCTAACGTAGCCGTAGGAGGGGTTTTGGCCGTAATGACTTTAGATGACATAGCCGAAGCTGTACATCCCAATGAGGTAATCGAAAAGTTGCTGTACGTACCAGCCAATAATCCTCCTAACGAAAAAGCACCACCCGCCACTTTTACAGGTTGGGGACTTGTGGTTGCGCCCGCGCTCGACGTAAAGTTTAACGTATAATCACCATCAGGCAGATTGGTTGTGAAGGCAATACTTCCCACTGGACTTGTGCAAGTTGTTGGATTGGTTACCGCCCCTGCCGTTAGGGTGGACGTACAGCCTTCGACCGTCAAAGTAAAACTTGTTTCAGTATATTCTTCGCAGTTGTCGTATATTTTCACCGTAATGGTGTGTACGCCTAGTGGAGCTGCATTGCTCACTGAAAGCACCGCAGTAGTAGGGTCAATCGAGATGTCTCCCGTAAAAGTCCCTTTGTCTTCAATCGTTAGTCCTCCGTAGGTGCCATTGTCGGCGGGGCCAGTAGCGGGGTTAATCGTTGTTGAACCTGCTACACTGACTGTGCTGTTAGCGTAACTCAGGATTGGAAGTGAATTTGCAGTCACATTCACTATCAAATTGGCCGTTGCAGTACCTCCGTCCTCATCCATCACGGTCAAAACCACCGTATTTTCTCCAATATTGGTATAACACCCCGCCGACACCATTGCACTGATAACCCCATTGGTATTGGTAATATTCGACACCGAAATACCCATTGGAACGGTAGTAGCCGTTACAGTCAAACTTCCCTTTGCAGTCTCCGTATCATCAACGTTGGCAATCGTCGATACCGTTTCGGCACTACCCTGTTGGCGACTGATTACTGTCCCTTGAATAGTGGGACTGGCATTGGTAACGGTCAAGGTAAATGTCGTTGTATTGGTTACTTCACAGTTATCCATAATTCTTACAGTAATGGTATGCGTTCCCAAAGGAGCGGCATTGCTGATAGAGATTTCTCCTGTATTTGAATCAACGTCGATATCGCCCGTATATCCATCTGGATCCGTGATTTTAATAGCTCCAAACTCCCCATTGTCCGAAGGGCCTGACGCAGGATTCACCGTAAGTCCCCCCATCATATTTACCGTTTGATTACCATAAGTGATGGTGGGAAGCAAATTTTCAGTCACATTCACAATCAGATTAGCCGTGGCTGTACCACCGTTGCCATCTGTTACCCTTAATCCAACCGTGTTTTCCCCAATTGCTGCAAAACAACTTGCTCGCACGTTGGCATTTATCGTCCCATTCACATTAGTAATCCCTGAAATACTTATCCCAGAAGGAAGTGGAGTTATTACGGTTACGCTGAGGCTTCCTACCGCTGTTTCAACATCATTAACAGTTGCAATCGTCGCATTGAGTCCTGTCAAAGTCCCTTGTTGGCGACCAATTGTCGTCCCTAAAATAGTGGGATTGTTATTATTAACAGTTAATTCAAACGTAGCGGTTTCTTCAAATTCGCAAGTTTCCGAAATTTTCATCGTGATTTGGTGCGTACCTACGGGAGCAGCATTCGTAATCGTAATCACTCCCGTAACAGGGTCCACAGCAATATCGCCCGTAAACGTCCCTGGGTCACCAACGCCTACCGTAAAATCATTTGAGTTGTCGGACGGACCAGCGGTTGGATTAATGGTGATACTTCCTCCACCATTGACTGATGCGGTGGCGGCATAGGCTAATACGGGCATGGTGTTGGCGGTAACATTGATGGTCAACTCATCAGTAGCCGATGCTCCTTCGGGGTCTTTGACGGTAAGCGTTACGCTATACGCCCCCGCAGACACATAACAGCCCACACTCACGAGTGCCGTGACTGTTCCGTCCGAATTCTCAATGTTGGTCAGGGTTATGTTAGCAGGTAGGTTAGATGCCGTTATTTCCAAATTGTCCGATTCGCCATCGAGTGCCGTGGCAATCTCTTTTTCAATTCCCCCACTTCCACCAGGTACAGAAATGGTATTGGCCGTAATGGTAGGCGGCGTATTGACTTTTGATGCTTTTATAGGAGAGGCAACCACGCTTCCTATTCCCAAAATGAAGGGCACTATCCATCCAAAAATGGTGCTTTTGTATATAAAGTTTTTCATGTGTTTTAATTTGCGAGTAAAGATAAATAGTTACTTCAAAACAGGCTTAACACATATTCGGCATTTATTAACACATATTCGGCATTTGGCTTTAAATGGGCTAAAAATGGCTTTTTTTACTTCATAAAGCCCCTAAAATGGCCCTCTCATTTACTCTTCCTGAGTAAAAAACTCACTGGGAAGTTTTCCGTATTTTTCTTTAAACATTTTGGTAAAATAAGACAGATTCGTAAACCCTACTTCATATACTATTTCCGAAACTGTTGTCTCGTTTTGGGATAACAAATCTGCCGCCCGCTGCAAACGAAAATCTCGAATGTATTCATTGATGGTCTGGTTGGTCAGCGCTTTTAGTTTTCTTAGCAACTGACTTTGGCTCATTCCCATTTCTTTGGCACAAAGCTCAGCCGTAAACTCGGAGTCACTCATTCGTTGTTCTACGAGCGCATAGAGTTTAAGTAAAAAACCTCGTTCTTTTGAGGCTTCCTCGGTGTCCGTTGCAGGTTTTTCTGTGCCAACCGCCGCGCTAAAATACGTTCTCAGGCGGGCTTGTTTTTCCAATAAAGTTTGCACCCGCACCCGCACTTCTTCCGATTGAAAGGGCTTTAATAAATAATCATCAGCGCCTAACTCCCAGCTTTCAATTCTACTTTCGGAATTGGCTTTGGCCGATAGCATAATGATGGGGATATGGCTCGTTTTTTCGTCCGATTTAAGCCGTTTACAAAACTCAAAGCCATCCATTTCGGGCATCATCAAATCGCTGATAATGATGTCTGGGGTCATTTCTAGGGCTTTTTCGACGCCTATTTTTCCGTTTTCAGCCTCCACAACCCAATAATCTTTCGCAAAAATCGACCGAACGTACTGGCGTATATCGGCGTTGTCATCCACTACCAGCAGCCGCAAATCTACGTCATGCTTGGGGTTGGTTTCTTCCGTTTTAATCTCTACACTAGCCCAATTCATTGGTGCTTGTGGGTACTCCCCGCCGATTGAAACATCATCCTTATACGTAACGGGAAGTTCAACCCTAAACACAGAACCCTTGCCTTCTTTACTTTGCACTTGTATGGTTCCGTTCAGGGCGTTGACCAACTCTTTTACCAACGCTAGCCCAACCCCCGTCCCTTCGTATTTGGCGTAATTTGGGCGCTCCACTTGGTAAAAACGATTGAAAATTTGCGCTAATTTATCATTGGGAATACCCACTCCTTCGTCCTTCACACTAATAATCAAGCGATTATTCAACAGGG contains:
- a CDS encoding T9SS type A sorting domain-containing protein, yielding MKNFIYKSTIFGWIVPFILGIGSVVASPIKASKVNTPPTITANTISVPGGSGGIEKEIATALDGESDNLEITASNLPANITLTNIENSDGTVTALVSVGCYVSAGAYSVTLTVKDPEGASATDELTINVTANTMPVLAYAATASVNGGGSITINPTAGPSDNSNDFTVGVGDPGTFTGDIAVDPVTGVITITNAAPVGTHQITMKISETCEFEETATFELTVNNNNPTILGTTIGRQQGTLTGLNATIATVNDVETAVGSLSVTVITPLPSGISISGITNVNGTINANVRASCFAAIGENTVGLRVTDGNGGTATANLIVNVTENLLPTITYGNQTVNMMGGLTVNPASGPSDNGEFGAIKITDPDGYTGDIDVDSNTGEISISNAAPLGTHTITVRIMDNCEVTNTTTFTLTVTNASPTIQGTVISRQQGSAETVSTIANVDDTETAKGSLTVTATTVPMGISVSNITNTNGVISAMVSAGCYTNIGENTVVLTVMDEDGGTATANLIVNVTANSLPILSYANSTVSVAGSTTINPATGPADNGTYGGLTIEDKGTFTGDISIDPTTAVLSVSNAAPLGVHTITVKIYDNCEEYTETSFTLTVEGCTSTLTAGAVTNPTTCTSPVGSIAFTTNLPDGDYTLNFTSSAGATTSPQPVKVAGGAFSLGGLLAGTYSNFSITSLGCTASAMSSKVITAKTPPTATLAGGGEACQQSSAPLLTFTATNGSAPYRFGYRINGGSVLYLESANAVATLAPSTQVAGVFIYTLESVSDGNGCSQAQSGSAKLTVNYRAAVPQNVSLSVDGVTVAVGETKEVCSLSSGTPLTFNATCAVGEIVLHSVDGGEYSVVIPVALVDNQFHNYRVRCRKSDGTPSCIESESGVMRLKLIAIPSTPTASLSPERSCNPAANFSGQSTCGSLRTIWYNATTDVALPSLPSTVPTATTSYYARCQTDNGCVSEKSNVVTFTLIPTHIAPVITASQEIVCTGMTVKVSANCPAGSTTFWNTGVTTPSFEVSFNNITKQTYWAKCLFEGGCQSLESIHKNVYWDAFVVTLINVGQSKSATKPTNNRSEWELQFLTRDGGPDLVASTQQNPTLYFVENPNKTAPRYWTVNADACALGTEGSLTFDLSATPETGVIQSYNTHENTAPYFMYANREGWTELYSPNHPAFGFYLDNGAGGNVYDAGLPKGLYKLGVRYWDQKGLGLYPATRKPQGNVLAYHEYWFRIQSKDGVGVGAARTAESSGQGAIGKWQEAKSKGQGSDNEKQLTDNGSFASVMPNPVTQMLRLQIQNSKGQVVQTTLLDAAGRQVLGRRFEPETNTHQEEFGVSELPTGMYFMKVTTSEKSVLLKVVKL